TTGTCCTTGCCCAGCTCGGTGCCGAGGAAGCCCACGATGCCAGGTACGTCCTTGTTCTTGAAAACAAGCAGAATGCCGCTGGTGGTCGCTTCGACACCGTGTCCGTCGATGCTGACGATGCGCGGATTTTGCACCTTGCCAAAGAGCGTGCCGGAAGCAGTCCGGGTCTTGCCGTCGGCGCAGAGGGCCTGCACCTCGACCAGTTCGGTGTACTCGGCCTCCTGGTTGCTCTTGACCGTCTCCAGCTCGATACCGAGTTCCTGAAGCTTCTTCGGGGCGTTAACGTCGTTAACGTGGTCGGAAATCTTACGCATGAACCCGCGCAGCACGGCCCGGTCGAGCGGGAGTGTGTCCAGCGAAGTGATCTTGCCGGTGTAGGTGATGCGGAGCTTGACCACGTTGGGCGGAGCAAGCTGCTGCACAAAGCTGCCCAAAGCCTGCCCCAGCGTGAGGTAGGGCTGGAGCACTTCGAGGCTCTTGGAGTCCACCGAGGGCATGTTGATGGCGTTGCGGACCATCCCGCCCTGAAGGGCTTCGGCGATCTGGTGGGCGATTTCCACCCCGACGCTTTCCTGAGCTTCCTTGGTGGAGGCGCCCAGGTGCGGAGTCAGCACGAGCTTGTCGAGGCCGCGCAGTTCGCTGTCCTCAGCCAGCGGTTCGCTCTCGTAAACGTCCAGCCCGGCTGCGGCGACCTTGCCGCTCTTGATGGCCTCGGCCAGCGCCGACTCCTTGATGATGCCGCCACGGGCGACATTGAAGAGGCGCACGCCGTCCTTCATCTTGGCGAAGGCGGACTCGTCGATCATGTACTTGGTGTCGGCCGTCAGCGGCATGTGCACAGTGATGTAGTCCGACTGGCTCAGCACCTCGTCGAGCTCGACCTTCTTGATGCCCAACGCGTCGGCGCGGGACTCGGTCAGGTACGGGTCGAAAGCCAGCACCTTCATATTAAAGGCGATGGCGCGCTTGGCCACTTCGGCCCCGATGCGGCCCAAGCCACAAACGCCGAGCGTCTTGCCGTTAAGCTCGCAACCGGAGTACAGCTTGCGGTCCCAGCGGCCCGCCTTCATGGAGGCGGCGGCCTGCGCAATCGGCCGCGTGCCGCAAAGCATGTGCGTAAAGGTCAGTTCCGCGGTGGCGATAGTGTTGCCGCCGGGCGTGTTCATGACGATGATACCGCGCTCCGTGGCGGCCTCGATGTCGATGTTGTCCACCCCGACCCCGGCACGGCCAACGACCTTGAGCTTGGGGGCCACGGCGATGATGTCCGCGGAGATCCTTGTTTCGGAGCGCACGGCGACGCCTTCGACGTCTCCGATGAGCTGCTTGACTTGTTCGGGGGACGCCTTCCAGTCTGGAATGACCTCCCAGGCCACGACGACCTCGAAGCCAGGCTGCTGTTTCAGGTATTCGATCCCGATGGACGATATTTTGTCGGCTACCAGTATTTTCATGGCAAAGGGTGGGAGTTAATCGTGGCTCCCGAAAAATGCAACCCCTGAGAGGGCGCGGGCAAAAATCGCCTGTTTTCACGGCGGCCAGACGTCGAAATTCCTGCGCGGAGTGCTTTTCTGTGGCGGGATGGGCTGGCAGGATTGTACGGTTGACGACGAAAAAGCCCGGGGCGGGCGGTCCGGGGGCTTTTTACCTTTTATCCGGCCAGCGCAAAGATGTCGGCGGGAAATTTGTACCATTCAATACGATAGCCCTCGTCCACCGGGTGAAAGTTTCGCTGCCGGGACGCATTTTTCCCTTTGCAGAAGCCGCCAGAGTCCTACCCTGAAGGGTTCATGCTCGAAAACCTGACCGACCGCATGTCGAAAGCCCTGCGCAACCTGCGCGGCATCGGCAAACTGACCGAAGAGAACATGGCAGAAGCCCTCAAGGAGGTGCGCACCGCCCTGCTCTCGGCTGATGTGCACTTCAAGGTCGCGCGGCAGTTCGTGGAGGATGTCAAGGCCGCCGCCATGGGGCAGGAGGTGCTGGCCAGCGTCACCCCCGGACAGCAGATCGTCAAAATCATCAATGACGAACTGGTCAAACTGCTCGGCGAAGGCGCGGGCCAACTGCTGGACAAGAAGCCTCTGCGCATCATGCTCGTCGGCCTCCACGGCTCCGGCAAGACCACCACCTCGGCCAAGCTCGCCAAGCGCCTGGCCAAGGAAGGCTACCGTCCCGCCCTCGTCGG
This DNA window, taken from Ruficoccus amylovorans, encodes the following:
- the serA gene encoding phosphoglycerate dehydrogenase, encoding MKILVADKISSIGIEYLKQQPGFEVVVAWEVIPDWKASPEQVKQLIGDVEGVAVRSETRISADIIAVAPKLKVVGRAGVGVDNIDIEAATERGIIVMNTPGGNTIATAELTFTHMLCGTRPIAQAAASMKAGRWDRKLYSGCELNGKTLGVCGLGRIGAEVAKRAIAFNMKVLAFDPYLTESRADALGIKKVELDEVLSQSDYITVHMPLTADTKYMIDESAFAKMKDGVRLFNVARGGIIKESALAEAIKSGKVAAAGLDVYESEPLAEDSELRGLDKLVLTPHLGASTKEAQESVGVEIAHQIAEALQGGMVRNAINMPSVDSKSLEVLQPYLTLGQALGSFVQQLAPPNVVKLRITYTGKITSLDTLPLDRAVLRGFMRKISDHVNDVNAPKKLQELGIELETVKSNQEAEYTELVEVQALCADGKTRTASGTLFGKVQNPRIVSIDGHGVEATTSGILLVFKNKDVPGIVGFLGTELGKDNVNIASMSLSRDRGEGWAISVFELDSVPSEKAQADILKHEAILKFRIIEL